ATGTTCTTTTCAGCCATTTCCGGCTCCGGACCGGCAACTGTCGCAGCGATTGGCTCGTTTGTCATACCAGCGATGAAAAAGGAGCGCTACGGAGCAGGATTTGCATCAGCGTTAACCGCATCGGGAGGCGCAATCGGTGTTATTATCCCGCCCAGCATTCCTTTTGTTCTGTTTGGTGTGACAGGAAATGTTTCCATCGGCAAGCTGTTTATGGCAGGCATTCTGCCGGGAGTTCTTATCGGGATCTTGTTAATGGCAGTCTCGTATCTCATTCTTGTGAGAAAAGGCGTGGGAAACATAAAAACAGATATCGAAGTCGCTGCATCTTTAGAAACCGGGATGGCAGGCGCAAAAAAAGGAATTAACGTCAAACATCTATTAAAAACGATTTATGATGCGAAATGGGCGCTGCTTACCCCCGTCATTATACTTGGCGGGATTTACGGGAGTATTTTTACACCGACTGAAGCCGCGGCTGTTGCGATCATTTATGGGTTTGTCGTTGGTAAATTTCTGCACAAAGAGCTAAGCTGGAAGGATATCTACGACAGTATGGTTGAAACGCTTAAAATTGTTGGCGCTACGTTGTATTTAATCGCATTATCTGTGTGCTTCGCCTATGTTTTAAATATTGAGAATATTCCCCAAACGATTGCCGAAGCAATTACCTCATTTTCTGATAACAAGTATATCGTCATGCTATTGATCATTGGATTTCTACTGATTGTAGGATGTTTTATCGACACGATCCCCGCTATTCTGATTTTGACTCCAATTTTTCTGCCGATTACAACTCAGGTTGGGATTGACCCTGTTCATTTTGGAGTTATCATGGTGATGGCTTTAGCTATCGGCTTTATTACTCCGCCGTTTGGAGCCAACTTATTCGTTGCCACGGCGATCGGCAAGGTATCCATCGAACAAATATCGAAATCAGCCATCCCCTTCTTTTTAGTAATGGTGCTCGGGCTGTTAATTATCGGCTTCATTCCGTTTCTATCGATGTATTTGCCTTCTCTTCTTTGACAGCGAAAAACACAGGTGGATTCTTCATTTAACGGGTTCGGTTATGAGTACAAAAACTTAATCAGTGTATCTATTTTAGGTCCAAATCGCATATGATTTGGACCTATTATTTTTGTTGATTTAAGTTTTTTGGTGATTTAAGTATAAGCAGCTTAGTATTAAATACTCGTACAACCACCATCAAAAAGCGATACACAAACGCAATCGGAATATCAGCGAGAACTGATTATTTAAAATAATTTATAAAGGTTTGTTCTGATTATCTATTAAAATATACCTATTAAATAAAAAAATGTCTTTATCATTAAAGGAGAGGAATAACCATTGAACATTGGTTTAGGTCTCGTACTAATTACCCATCGCAATAATTTTTATTTCACTAGGGATATTCTCACGAAAAAAGAACGATAAAATTATTGGCAATGGATTGTTAATAGTAGGAACAATAATTTTATCAGGAAGCGTTGTATTACTTACGGGTTTATATGACCCGTATGCAAATCACATTCGACAATAACTTTCAGCAATAAATCTAAAAAAGCATCGGAAATTAACCGAAGCTTTTTCTGTTTCTATTTTTAATGTTAATTACGGTCAAAAACTTATGCTAAAACAGGTGTTATTTATTTAGCTAATTTAATTTTTGCACTTCAAAACCGAACCCGTTATTCTTCATTCTATTGTGTTTTCCATAATGCTGCTCTTGTGCAATTTTTTTATTCCGGAGAAAGATAAACGATAATGATGGTTTTCCCTTCAATTTGAGAAAAATAAAAAACCACATTTCAGCCAAACGCTTGGAGTGCCCTTCTTTCATCTGCATTTACTTTTTTTGATCCTTTAAATATCCATGTTGATAGAAATTTCTATAAGAACGTTTTATTTTCGAAAATAAGTTTTTATCGATTTGTGCAATCAAAATACCAAGTATGACGATAGCAGAACCAACAACATCTCTTAGCGTAAAAACATCCCCTAACATAAGAAAGGCAAACAAAGCAGCAAAAACAGGCTCCGTCGAAAAGATTAATCCAGTATTTGATGGTGTTGTGTATTTTTGCGTAACCGCCTGGGCAACAAAGCCGATCGCACTGCACAAAATCCCTAAGCCTAGTATAGCAATCCAGGCTTGCCCTGTAGATGGCAGGGAAGGAGTTTCAAAGAGAAAACTGCATATTAATCCTAGTATCCCTGCAAAACCGAGCTGAAAAATACCGAGTGTAACTGAATTAGCATGCCTTGTCGCTTTTCCGGTTAATAGGATATGGATGGCATAACAAAAAGCAGCACTGATACATAAAAGATCACCAGGATTTATACGAAACGAATGCTTTAACGTCAATAGTCCGATCCCGGTTAACGTAACCACTACCCCAATACGAATCGGCCAAGGCGGA
This window of the Bacillus gobiensis genome carries:
- a CDS encoding TRAP transporter large permease; the protein is MITLFLFIVLLALIFLSVPVGISIGMATLLTIVFFSDNIPLLTMAQKVFTSLDSFPIMAIPFFMLAGILMGKGGISKRLLDLAGSLIGFVKGGLAMMTVLACMFFSAISGSGPATVAAIGSFVIPAMKKERYGAGFASALTASGGAIGVIIPPSIPFVLFGVTGNVSIGKLFMAGILPGVLIGILLMAVSYLILVRKGVGNIKTDIEVAASLETGMAGAKKGINVKHLLKTIYDAKWALLTPVIILGGIYGSIFTPTEAAAVAIIYGFVVGKFLHKELSWKDIYDSMVETLKIVGATLYLIALSVCFAYVLNIENIPQTIAEAITSFSDNKYIVMLLIIGFLLIVGCFIDTIPAILILTPIFLPITTQVGIDPVHFGVIMVMALAIGFITPPFGANLFVATAIGKVSIEQISKSAIPFFLVMVLGLLIIGFIPFLSMYLPSLL
- a CDS encoding DMT family transporter, producing the protein MSYQARANMVLVVVNIFWGLSYVFMKMGLSSLQTFNIIALRCLIAFFIAGIILYKHLIQVNVRTMIDSAMLGILLFLVFTFVTYGVSMTSASNAGFLVSMTVIFVPVVHSVLIKRLPPWPIRIGVVVTLTGIGLLTLKHSFRINPGDLLCISAAFCYAIHILLTGKATRHANSVTLGIFQLGFAGILGLICSFLFETPSLPSTGQAWIAILGLGILCSAIGFVAQAVTQKYTTPSNTGLIFSTEPVFAALFAFLMLGDVFTLRDVVGSAIVILGILIAQIDKNLFSKIKRSYRNFYQHGYLKDQKK